The nucleotide window AAGCACAGGCGCCTGTTTACGAATGGCGGCGCCCGTCTTGGAAGTTGGCAGACTACTGCAATCGCCGATTCCAAATACGTTTTCATATCGATTATGCTGTAACGTATCCTTATTGACATCCACCCATCCATCCCCATCCCCCAGGGAACTCTTTTTCAGAAAATCCGGGGCGCTCATCGGCGGAGCCACATGGATCATATCATATTTCATGACAACTTCTTCTCCGGTGTCAATCTTTTTAAATACAGCCTCCTTCTTATCCGGCCTCAACCCGGCAAGATTGTGTTGAAATTTAACATCAATACCCTTGCGTTCAACCACTCTCATAAGCGCATCTGCATATTTTTTCACGGCAAATATGACTCCTTGCGGAAGCGCAAAGATAATATCACTTTTCTCCCGCACTCCGGATTTGCGGAAATAATGCTCTGCAAGATAACAGATCTTTTGTGGCGCTCCGCCACACTTGATAGCCGTGCCTGGCTGGGTAAAAATGGCAGTTCCACCTCGAAAATTTTGAATACTCTCCCATGTTGAACCGACTGTTTCATATGAATAGTTACTGCAAACGCCATTTTTCCCCATTGATTCTTTAAGGCCGGGAATTTTACCCCAATCAAGCTGAATGCCGGCGGCTATTACCAGATAACTATACTCGATCGATTTCCCGCTCTCAGTAGTCAGATGATTCTTATCCGGGTCAAACTGAACAACGGTGTCCTGAATCCAGTCAACTCCTGCGGGCACAAAATCCTTCGTTTCCCGTTCTGAAACTTCTTTGGGAAATACACCAGCGCCGACAAGCGTCCAGATCGGTTGATAATACAGTTTCTCTGAAGGTTCAATGATAGCGATTTCCGGAGGATGTGAGTTTCTGCGCAATTGAGCCGCAACGGTAATGCCAGCAGCGCCGCCTCCAACAATTACAACCTGGTATCTATTTTTATTTGCCATTGTGTGACCTCTTGAAAAAATGAGAATTCTATTACCTGAGAATTTTTACATTATGATTTCATAGTATCAAGCAAATGCCCGAAACGTTTGCCAAAACGAATCAGGAAACCGACTGCCTGTTGTATATCACGATTCCATAGCGCTTTCAAAAGCCCTACCAACCCTACCCTCCGAGGTTTATCATCTGTGCAATGCGCAAGAGCGCATCCGGCCTGCCCTACCATATAGACAGCCTTTGGATTCAGGATACCGGAATCCATAGGCATATAAACTCATCAGATTTGAAAAGCTCATTCAGTTTTAACTGTATCTGAGAACATTTTTATAAAAGATTCAATATCAATCGGATACGACCGGCATTTTTTGCATATCTCGTCAAAGAATCTACCACTACCGACACAGTGTCTGGCAAACTCTCTAATGTTTGTAAAAGCGGTCCCAGAGTGTCTATTTTAGCAAGCAAAAGGGAAAGGGCATGCATTGTTTTCGGCTCGGTAAGCTGTACAAGTAAATGTAATCCGTTCCTGAGACGCTCATCTATATCAACGCCTCTGCGAGCAGTATTGGAACAAAACTCATCTATCGCATCTGTCGTTGCTGACATAACTCCTGGAAGTTTCACTGCAATTGCTTCAATATTCGACGCACACGTTTCAAGAGAATCTATACGTTGTGACAAGTGTGTCAGCATTTCACATATCTTAGAGGATGAAATACCTTCCTCCAAAACCGATTCTTTTCCTTTATCATTTTCCATGTTTTGCCCCTACTTTCTCGTGATATCTCTATTACTTTCACCGCAACAATGAACGTATGTTGAAATTCATTTCTGGTTTTTTTTCACAGGAAAACCAGCATTGGCCCAGGCCTTCATGCCTCCGGCAAGGTTGTACACCTTGTCAAAGCCTTGTTGTTGCAGGTAACTGGCAGCTATATTTCCCCGGTAGCCCACACGACAGGTCACAATGATAGTTTCATCTTTCGGTAATGCGGCGCCCTTCAGGAGCATATCTGTCAATTGCACATGTTCTGCTTCTTCTATATGTCCGTCCTGCCATTCTGCCTCCGTCCTCACATCCACCACATGTTGACGCGTCTTCCTTTCGAGTTCCGTCTTCAGCGCCTGGACAGATAGTTGTGGCAAACTGGTTATCGGCAATCCCTCCTCCTGCCATGCGGAAATGCCTCCCAGCAAATAGCCAAGAATAGTATCGTAACCGATCCTGTAGAGTATTGCGCACATTTCCCGATACTTTGACTCATCGGCAACGACCAGAAGGATATTCGACTCAGGCTCTACTACCATGCCAACCCAGTTGGCCATCTGGTTTTCAAAACCTATATTAATACT belongs to Candidatus Brocadiaceae bacterium and includes:
- a CDS encoding NAD(P)/FAD-dependent oxidoreductase, which codes for MANKNRYQVVIVGGGAAGITVAAQLRRNSHPPEIAIIEPSEKLYYQPIWTLVGAGVFPKEVSERETKDFVPAGVDWIQDTVVQFDPDKNHLTTESGKSIEYSYLVIAAGIQLDWGKIPGLKESMGKNGVCSNYSYETVGSTWESIQNFRGGTAIFTQPGTAIKCGGAPQKICYLAEHYFRKSGVREKSDIIFALPQGVIFAVKKYADALMRVVERKGIDVKFQHNLAGLRPDKKEAVFKKIDTGEEVVMKYDMIHVAPPMSAPDFLKKSSLGDGDGWVDVNKDTLQHNRYENVFGIGDCSSLPTSKTGAAIRKQAPVLVNNLLSKMNGSPLGETYDGYTSCPLVTGYGSLILAEFDYDKNPKETFPFDQSQERYSMYALKAYVLPRMYWHGMLRGRV
- a CDS encoding DUF1641 domain-containing protein; the encoded protein is MPMDSGILNPKAVYMVGQAGCALAHCTDDKPRRVGLVGLLKALWNRDIQQAVGFLIRFGKRFGHLLDTMKS